AGAAGAGCTTTGCTGTACCTTGGAGACACATCCAGCGCCAAATTGCATTCGTGAATGGCTCGAGGGTATTCCCCGAGACCCAATTGCATGTAACACGTGGCCATGTTGGTATGAAGGTGTGCGACATCTATGTGGTTCTTGGGAAGCAGCTTCAGTGCCTTCTCGTACTTGAGCATGGCGCCTTCGTGATCCTTCTTCTGAAACAACTTGTTACCTTCTTCTCTGAACTCTTGTGACATGTTAATGAACATTGCTGTATCTTCATCGAAAGCCTTTGAGGACTTGGCAGGTTTGGCATGTGAATTTGCAGGAGCCGGAGTAGCGATACCCTTCTTCTTCCCTGAGGGCTTTCCCATTAAGAACCAAAGGGATAGTCCCAATCAAGattgaaaagagaaatgaatgaaggaagaaaggaagagaataCAGGTAGATGAAAAAGGAGAACTGAATTGAACGGTTGGTTTTGGGGGGAATGAATATCTTGTGCAGAGAAAATTGCGAAGAACACGACTACAGTGATTGCGGCACTACAGATTAAGCCAACTTTTATTGCATAAGCACTTATCTCTAGGGCTTAGTTTGGCCAAGTCAACTCTGCCACAAGGATAAAAGTTTCTTCGCTTAGGAATATACTTGGAAgtacatatgaaaaaaaaaactattaattttgtttaattgaaatagattttggttttaaatgaaaaataaactttaaactatcattgaaatatttatacataCTCGTAGATGACAAATAAATGCATAGACGAGGGAGTTATTTTAACTAGTTATAATGttggtaaaaaataatatctcaatTGATCGAACATGAATACGAATATtgatatttaaccctttttttatttaagttggACATACAAAATTTCTTTgattcatttcatattttatattacttaaatcattttaaattgtctaatattatgtcttgaaatttataaattataatctttttcttatttagaattaaaaaaatgtgttttttttattacattcttGATAATATTACATACTTTtggataatttttaatttttataaataaatatttagagtACAAATAGATAGAAATAAATACAGTTGAATTTACATTCATTATcctaaccattttttttaatttctaatattgagcaattaaaatacaatggaaaaaaaaaagtattttgacAAGCACCTTTTTCTATATACAAACACATTACAGCTCtttccaataataaaatatttaattaaattatttaataaaatcatagTAATAACTATAAGTGTAGATTAGTTGAATAAAATTGTATGCTTATCAACTATGTGTACCTAATTACAACGCGGTAAAAGTGGAAAGGacaagtatttatttattttaagttttaatgttCCAGTATTCATTATTAAagcatttctttttttaaataatcaaagttGGACAATTGTATATTTAGTACCATTATAGaacttttttattgtaaattttttaattttataataattatctaaaaatatactaataataatttataattaaaaatgtcatAGAATACTGGTCATATTCATTCAaccaatattttttatcatttcactttattttaattattgtgatTTTGAATTAATTGTCTTTTTCAACTTTGTTGGTTATTTATGTTATCTTTTGCATGtagggaaaaaaaaatatttcttttcattttcttttcaactatgCATTTTCTGTCATTCTAGTTTCTATtctatcacttttttttttctttcgaaaaccaaacaaaatgtTAGTTGAGTTTAGGTAGTTAGACAGAAGACACCTGATTTGTAACTGTAGTAGTTTGTTGTAATGAAAATCATTTGCCAATGTaattatccaaaaacaaatgttCTTACATTAAGAATAACAGTTTACACTGCTGAGGTGTGTTTACTGTCTAAGAACTAACAGTTCTGGATATCACAAGGTGACTATTTACGTGACATGTTGATTTTCAAAACGAGAATTTCCGTTTCACTGCCTACTCTGTTGTATTGACTTGAGGATACCTGTAACCTAAATCAAAACCAGGAAAACAACCGTGAAGATGGAGAGGTGTCCGTACATTTCCAGCAGCATGACAAAAATCCCATGATTCCTGTCTCCATGGTTTGAGCCATGTCTCTTTCTCGATGTTGTAGCACTCTAACAAACTCCTCTGTACTTAAACTTCCATCCCTATTTGCGTCAAACAAATGGAAAACAATCTCAACCACATTGTCCGAGAGAGACAAACCGCAAACCTGTAATtcaacaatcaaacatcatAAGAAGTTGGCATATCGAAATCAGAAATACACTTTTAGCTATAACAAAACAACGATTCAATGGCTTCAAAATCCTGCCCTCCATAATCTTAAAAGTTACCCCTATAACCATCATCTTTATTAAAATGAGAAAGAGATCAAAAGGTTGTACATGTGATGCAGCTCGCTGAAAATCATCTCTTGTTATCAGGCCTTGTACGTCTGCAAAACTGAAAATGGCCAACGAAAATGGTAATAACTTTTTCCGCAGCTCGGAAAAGGTTTTGAAGTCCTCAAATGTTATGCGTACATCCTTAAGCCGTGTATCATTGCTCAAGTCATCAACCAGTTCAAGCAACCTGCCTAGATGACTCAAGTCAGCAGAAGAAACAATGGAGCGTGCAAAGTCCTTGGCCGATATAGTTTTTCgagatttataattataatgagCAAACTCCAACCTCACAATCTACacacataatattataattagcTTGCAAGCGTAATAATTCAAGTTATCCTGTTAAATCACAAGCGCATATATAGGCAAGAAGCAACTAGAGACAACATACTTCATCATGCAAGTCTCTTATAAACTGAAcgaatttatcatgttttaggCGTCCCCTTCCATCTTTACCAAATAAGTATTCCAACAGCCCTCCATTCTCTACAGAAGCATTGATCTTTCGGCCAGTTCGTCTTCCATCCCCATGGTGAACACCCAGTCTGGTATGCGATCGCATTGATTGCATGACTTTCATGAATTCTTCCTTGTCTATCTCTCTGGAAATACAGAAAACTAATTAAGGTCATCAGGAGTGAAGAACAAGAGGGGAAGAGTTATCACCCACAAGAACGtcaaatcaaatttaagatGCAGCCAGAATTATGACACTGTAATAGTATAATtgtttatctctttcattcGATGCCATGAATAACCAGTCTATTAGCAATTATATGATGCTTTAACATATGACTAGCAATCTGAAAATACGGGCCAACACGGCCTGTTTAATCTCCACCTAACATTGGCACACCAAAAACAGGGAGTGTTTCATCTGCACCTCCAAGGATGTTTCATATTGCAGTTTTATCCTGTACTTCCAACAGAGCACCTGTCATTATTTTACtcgtttgtttaaatttatatttaaaaaaatatttgaaacgaattAATCCTGTCAGGTATACGTTgtgaaaaaattgtgaaaaaaaagagatattaaagaaattttttcctTTCCATAAATGTCCTCGTAGGATTGGtcagaattaaatatttttttcgaaTGAAGTGATTCACTAATTGAGGGAAgctaaaaatttatatatttctctttttcctgcaccccttttaatttttcactttctccttcacaattttaattttgagcCAAGGCATATGGTGAAAGTGTGCTGTGTTGCTAGTTGTCATTAAAACTGAGAAGatgacttttttaaaatttatcgcATTAAACAAGAGTATTAATGAGTAGATTTTTTAAATCCATTGTGATATTAAAATCtgtaattcaatatttattaaattttaatgatttattaagtttttgaatttataacttttttcaattaagtctttgaatttataatttttttaattgaattgatattattaatttttaaatctttttatacaaaaatgatTGACATggttttccaaatttttaatttaatatttattaaatttaaaggcAAActggcttttgaaatttttaattcaatatttaagaaattttatgatttattaagtctttcaaattataaatctttttaattgaaaatgatttataaagttttattttttttacattcataattcattaatatattattacaaataaaaactttaaattctataagattaaaaaaaattaaaataaatattaaatatttacaaaataaattatttatttcaaaataaatataattaatttaagtatttataaaaatacttaattaactaaaataaaacaaattaattaaaataaaaataaaaaaattataaaacaataaaacaaaaaataattcaaaataataatatatggaGAGAGAGTAAAGAAGAGATGACATAATGATAttctaaaatgatattataaagagaaaaggttttgaagaaagataaaattgttaaaagtgGTTAaagattctttttgttttattaaaagttaattacattttaattagatttaattgAGGACATAAAtgtgatttttgaaaattttggagatgTAGGATGAAGTtcttggaggtgtaggatgaaacactcAAAACATGTGGAACGGGACTCACCTGTCAATTGAAAACAGGTTGAactttataatttgttaatgttaaaataatctcatgtacaaaaatatatttaacaaatatgtGCTACTTTATTGATTGAGATAAAAGGCTATTAAATAGTCATTTAcacaatgtaaaataaaatttaaaatcagctCTCAAACAGAAAAGCTAAAATATCTCCTTAATAATcgaacttttaaaataataaatctcttaTCTGGTTGCTACTGCAATCGAAcctaaataaacaaataaatttttttttaatttaaatttatttaacaaaactccatcataaacttaaattttttttcttcctttctttccatGTGCATCATCCCGCTCCAGGTTTGCTTATTTTAATCACAtttaacttcttctttttccttatggCCTTCCTGTCTTTTACCTTGGTTGACCTCTTTAAAGCTTTGACTGACTTTATTATGCCTGACTTCTCAATAACCTTAACCAACTCATCTCTGACCTTAGGCGATTTCTCAACAATCTTGACTGACATCTTCATCGGGTTcttctcaacatcttcatcttcccCTTCGTCTGGTTCAAGAACACTagatattttatcttctttttcaagAGCTGCCTTCTTCAGCTCCTCAAGCTCAACCTtctatttattcataatttcattagctTCATCTAGAAGCCTCCCTATTCGTTGAatctctttatctttttctttgagTTCTTTCTCCATGTTTTCCTTCTCCATAATTGTTGCATCCTTTGCTGAGATCACTTCATCCATTGTTGGGATCGGGCTCTCCATGTCCACTACATCCGAGCTCTTTGCCATCAACATGATTCCACACTTTTCTTCACCATCTTCAGTAACGAGATTCATCTTCCCTTTCAACTTTAAGATCTTTGACGTCAACAAAATTctcatctcttcttcatcttcttctttttctgtaagaaggtttctctcacttttcttctcGACTCGACAATATTTAACAATATGACCGAGCTTACCACAATGGTAGCACTTCCTTGATCTACATTCATATCCATAGTGGCCATGCTTACCACACTTAAAACATTCCACTCCTAACTGATCTCCTCGTCCTTTTCCTTGTCCTCGGTCATGCCAATACTGCTGATTGATTCTCTCTTCTTGCCTCTACCACGTCCACCTCGTCCTTGTCCTCGACCTCCTTGTCCTTGACCTCCTTGTCCTTATCCTCGTCCTCTGTCGCCAGGATCTCGGCTCTGAGTAATCCGAGATTTATTCGAGTCAAACTGTACATGTAGTGCTTGATCGTCGGGTTTAACCTGATCATCCCAACTCCTTCTCCTTTGTTCGTGGGCTTCTAATGACCCAGCAAGTTCATCCACTGTGAGAACCGATAAGTCCTTCGATTCTTCAATGGCGCACATGATACTTTCGAAATCTTTTGTAAGAGATCTCAAAAATTTTCCCACAACCCGGCTAGATGGCATTTGTTCTCCATTCCTATCGAGTGGGTTGGCCACCTTCTCTACCCGAGTTATGTACTCGGTCATATGCTCTTTGGGCTCCCTCTTCAACTATTCAAACTCTCCTCTGAGAGCTTGTATTTGGACTTGTTTAACGCGGTTGTCACATTTATACGCAACCTTCAATATCTTCCAGGCTTCCTTTGCTGATTTGGCATTCGCTATTTTTTCGAATCCCAACTCATCTACTGCATTGTAGAGAAAATACAATGTTGACCCATCTCTTGCACGTGTTTTCTTCAATGTTGCTATCTATGCCACCGTCTGATCTTCGTCCGCATCAGGCTCAACGTACCCTTCTTTCACCATATCCCAAACGTCTTGGGATCTCAATAACGCCTTCATCTGTAGgcaccaattatcataattagtttttctcgtcaattgtgCACACTCATACCATCTCAATAACGCCTTCATCTGTAGgcaccaattatcataattggtttttctcgtcaattgtgGCACACTCATACCATTGACAACCTTTGTCATCTCTCACAAAAAAACAAGCACTCACTTTTCTCCTCATAGTGTTTTACTCTCCCCTtctccctttttctttctctcaata
This DNA window, taken from Vigna radiata var. radiata cultivar VC1973A chromosome 5, Vradiata_ver6, whole genome shotgun sequence, encodes the following:
- the LOC106760414 gene encoding calcium uptake protein, mitochondrial, which codes for MPSFSTLRRCSPFTQRFRTLSSSTSQSSSSPSPRRNPSWASGLAIVAGVASALALFYCYNSPTSPFHSVFFNNIPRSSSLPLTLPETAHGLLVRDAYRAKVFFYYEKRLRLHSSPLKVFEYFASCRTPEGEILMKPSDLMRAVVPVFPPSESNLVREGYLKGERDPGHLWCPPSDFFMLFDVDNDGLISFKEYIFFVTLLSIPESSFSAAFKMFDKDNDGEIDKEEFMKVMQSMRSHTRLGVHHGDGRRTGRKINASVENGGLLEYLFGKDGRGRLKHDKFVQFIRDLHDEIVRLEFAHYNYKSRKTISAKDFARSIVSSADLSHLGRLLELVDDLSNDTRLKDVRITFEDFKTFSELRKKLLPFSLAIFSFADVQGLITRDDFQRAASHVCGLSLSDNVVEIVFHLFDANRDGSLSTEEFVRVLQHRERDMAQTMETGIMGFLSCCWKCTDTSPSSRLFSWF